One stretch of Riemerella columbina DNA includes these proteins:
- a CDS encoding SprT-like domain-containing protein: protein MSLDALSSFMPVGALNYLSVWGSAFPIHIKVTRPRHSKLGDYRKLKNGKHQITINGNLSPFLFFFVLTHEMAHLIAFEKYQRISPHGKEWKQTFGQLLLESLEVYPQDLQEILKSFAKNPKASFNADVSLARYFKAPPSHQSLIEDLELGDVFYYRSQEYQIHEKRKKRYLCIHLGTGRQYLFSPTAEVQPLKLLNNEHEK from the coding sequence ATGTCGTTAGATGCTTTATCTTCTTTTATGCCTGTGGGCGCACTGAATTATCTTTCTGTTTGGGGGAGCGCATTTCCTATTCATATTAAAGTAACCCGCCCAAGACATTCTAAACTGGGAGATTATCGGAAACTTAAAAATGGGAAACATCAAATCACGATTAACGGTAATTTGTCACCTTTTCTTTTCTTTTTTGTGCTGACTCACGAGATGGCACATTTAATCGCTTTTGAAAAATATCAAAGGATTAGCCCACATGGTAAGGAATGGAAACAGACTTTCGGGCAGTTACTTTTGGAAAGTTTGGAGGTTTACCCTCAGGATTTGCAGGAAATTTTAAAATCATTCGCTAAAAATCCGAAAGCCAGTTTTAATGCTGATGTCTCTTTGGCGAGGTATTTTAAAGCCCCTCCTTCTCATCAATCCCTAATCGAAGATTTGGAACTCGGTGATGTGTTTTATTATAGATCGCAAGAATATCAAATCCACGAAAAAAGAAAAAAGCGTTACCTTTGTATCCACCTCGGTACAGGGCGACAGTATTTATTTAGCCCTACGGCAGAGGTTCAACCATTAAAATTACTGAATAATGAACATGAAAAATAA
- a CDS encoding mannose-1-phosphate guanylyltransferase: MNMKNNYSVIMAGGIGSRFWPLSTQDFPKQFQDILGVGRTMIQQTFDRISKAVPIENIFVITNKEYVQLTAEQLPELPPQNIIGEPMMKNTAACNIYMANIISELNPNANIIVTPADHMILKEGLFLEKINLAFSIVAQHDYLITLGITPTRPDTGYGYIQVIEHPNDSLLKVKTFTEKPNLELAKAFLETGDFLWNAGIFIWSAQSILKAFSTHLPEMKQLFDECDYQANDTEPNCIEKIYSKAEKISIDHGILEKAENVYVIPADLGWSDLGTWNSVYDNAEKDVHHNAIKSKNILTYDTQGCIVRLKNEHKIAIIDGLEDYIIVDTEKALLICPRAHDQKIKEYVLDLKDKKNGNQFI; encoded by the coding sequence ATGAACATGAAAAATAATTATAGCGTTATTATGGCAGGAGGCATCGGCAGTCGCTTTTGGCCGCTGAGCACCCAAGATTTCCCTAAGCAATTTCAAGATATTTTAGGCGTAGGCAGAACGATGATTCAGCAAACTTTTGACCGAATCTCTAAAGCGGTACCCATCGAGAATATTTTTGTAATTACTAATAAGGAATATGTGCAGCTGACTGCGGAGCAATTGCCCGAGCTGCCGCCACAAAATATCATAGGAGAACCGATGATGAAAAATACTGCCGCGTGTAATATTTATATGGCGAACATCATCTCTGAGCTTAATCCTAATGCCAATATCATTGTAACCCCTGCCGACCACATGATTTTAAAGGAGGGTTTGTTTTTGGAGAAAATCAACCTTGCTTTTTCTATCGTCGCACAGCACGATTACCTTATTACTTTGGGCATCACGCCCACTCGCCCAGATACGGGTTACGGCTATATCCAAGTCATTGAACATCCTAACGATAGTCTTCTAAAAGTAAAAACTTTTACCGAAAAACCTAATTTAGAGTTAGCCAAAGCTTTTTTAGAAACAGGAGATTTCCTTTGGAATGCAGGTATTTTCATCTGGTCTGCTCAAAGTATTTTAAAAGCCTTCAGCACCCACCTCCCCGAAATGAAGCAATTGTTTGATGAATGCGACTACCAAGCCAATGATACCGAACCCAACTGCATCGAAAAAATTTACTCTAAAGCCGAAAAAATCTCAATAGACCACGGTATTTTGGAAAAAGCCGAAAATGTTTATGTGATCCCTGCGGATTTAGGTTGGAGCGATTTAGGAACTTGGAATTCCGTTTATGATAACGCCGAGAAAGATGTCCACCATAATGCTATCAAATCTAAAAATATCCTGACCTATGATACCCAAGGTTGTATTGTTCGGTTAAAAAATGAACATAAAATCGCGATTATTGATGGATTAGAAGACTACATCATCGTGGATACTGAGAAAGCACTGCTCATCTGCCCAAGAGCTCACGATCAAAAAATAAAAGAATATGTTTTAGACCTGAAAGACAAAAAAAATGGCAATCAATTCATCTAA
- a CDS encoding YifB family Mg chelatase-like AAA ATPase produces MLVKVYGSAIYGVSAQTITIEVNVDKGIGYHLVGLPDSAIKESSHRISAALKNVGYKLPGKKIIINMAPADLRKEGSAYDLSIAIGILAASEQIVAEDLHRYIIMGELSLDGGLQPIKGVLPIAIKAREEGFKGIILPQQNTREAAIVNDLEVYGVENIKEVIDFFNEGKPLVPTTINTREDFQSKINQFPFDFSEVKGQETAKRAMEVAAAGGHNIILIGPPGSGKTMLAKRIPSILPPLSLKEALETTKIHSVAGKMGAETSLMTIRPFRAPHHTISDVALVGGGGYPQPGEISLAHNGVLFLDEMPEFKRTVLEVMRQPLEDREVTISRAKFTVNYPASFMLVASMNPSPSGFFPDDPNNTSSAFEMQRYLNKLSGPLLDRIDIHIEVQKVDFDQLTDQRQGEPSHKIRARVLKAREQQSLRFKNLPISYNAQMGPKELKLFCQLDDVSLKLIKTAMEKLNLSARAYDRILKVARTIADLENSEDILSHHIAEAIQYRSLDRDFWKV; encoded by the coding sequence ATGTTAGTAAAGGTTTACGGCAGTGCCATCTATGGCGTTTCGGCACAGACCATCACGATAGAGGTTAATGTAGATAAAGGCATTGGCTACCATTTGGTGGGGCTTCCTGACAGCGCTATTAAGGAAAGTAGCCACAGAATCTCGGCAGCGTTAAAAAATGTAGGTTATAAATTACCTGGCAAAAAAATCATCATCAATATGGCACCAGCCGACCTTCGGAAAGAAGGCTCGGCGTATGATTTGAGCATTGCCATTGGGATTTTGGCGGCATCGGAGCAGATTGTTGCTGAAGATCTACACCGCTATATTATTATGGGCGAGCTTTCCTTAGACGGCGGACTGCAACCGATAAAAGGCGTTCTACCCATCGCCATCAAGGCGAGAGAAGAAGGCTTTAAAGGCATTATCCTCCCACAGCAAAATACGCGCGAAGCCGCCATTGTTAATGATTTAGAGGTCTACGGCGTAGAAAACATTAAAGAAGTAATTGATTTCTTTAATGAAGGAAAACCTCTTGTACCCACCACCATCAATACTCGAGAAGATTTTCAAAGCAAAATCAACCAATTCCCTTTTGATTTTTCCGAAGTTAAAGGGCAAGAAACCGCCAAACGCGCTATGGAAGTAGCAGCAGCAGGTGGGCATAACATCATTTTGATTGGTCCCCCAGGTAGCGGCAAGACCATGCTCGCCAAGAGAATTCCGAGTATTTTGCCTCCGCTCAGCTTGAAGGAAGCCTTGGAAACAACAAAAATTCATTCTGTGGCAGGGAAAATGGGCGCCGAAACCTCGCTAATGACCATCAGACCTTTCCGAGCGCCGCACCACACCATCTCTGATGTAGCACTAGTGGGCGGTGGTGGCTACCCTCAACCTGGAGAAATCTCCTTGGCTCATAACGGTGTTTTATTTTTAGATGAGATGCCCGAATTTAAACGAACGGTGTTAGAAGTGATGCGCCAACCGTTAGAAGATCGGGAGGTGACCATTTCTCGAGCCAAATTTACGGTCAACTACCCTGCCAGCTTTATGTTGGTTGCCTCTATGAACCCCAGCCCCAGCGGATTTTTCCCTGATGATCCCAACAACACCTCTTCGGCTTTTGAAATGCAACGCTATCTCAACAAACTCTCGGGACCACTATTAGACCGCATTGACATTCATATTGAGGTTCAAAAAGTGGATTTTGACCAACTGACAGACCAGCGCCAAGGCGAACCCAGCCATAAAATAAGAGCGCGCGTGCTGAAAGCAAGGGAACAACAAAGTTTGCGCTTCAAAAATCTTCCCATAAGCTATAATGCCCAAATGGGACCTAAAGAACTGAAATTGTTTTGCCAATTAGACGATGTCTCGCTCAAGTTGATTAAAACGGCGATGGAAAAACTCAACCTTTCAGCAAGGGCTTATGATAGGATTTTGAAAGTCGCCAGAACGATTGCCGATTTAGAAAATTCGGAGGATATTCTATCTCACCATATTGCGGAAGCCATACAATACCGAAGCCTTGACCGAGATTTTTGGAAAGTATAG
- a CDS encoding GLPGLI family protein gives MKNLVLFITVLLCHLYMGQYRVDYRVWHRVDSAVSMKDVKPYDMSLYLKDAKRSVYISPLKIYNDSLSQSRKSKTLADVNYILSAIKRGGNQKEYITVDLQTASIDQYIDVTTDWFKYSSKGPQWKLLDSTKNIGPFLCRQATTELSGRTYTAWYTEEIPISAGPFKLIGLPGLVLSAEDQAGDIKIELVEIKKSNKGIEDLNLSEENVSDVKNYNQFLELIKASFYNRVHPKLYESFDQNSKKQADERYQARVRRYNNFIER, from the coding sequence ATGAAAAATTTAGTATTATTTATAACTGTATTATTATGCCATCTTTATATGGGACAATATAGAGTGGATTATCGTGTTTGGCACAGGGTAGATTCTGCGGTAAGTATGAAAGATGTAAAGCCTTATGATATGAGCCTTTATCTAAAAGATGCCAAACGCTCGGTTTATATATCACCCTTAAAAATTTATAATGATTCTTTAAGCCAAAGCAGAAAATCAAAGACCCTAGCGGATGTTAATTATATACTTTCTGCTATAAAAAGAGGGGGTAACCAAAAAGAATATATCACTGTAGATTTACAAACAGCATCTATTGACCAATATATAGATGTAACAACAGATTGGTTTAAATACTCTTCCAAAGGTCCACAATGGAAATTATTAGACAGTACCAAAAACATAGGACCATTTCTTTGCCGTCAAGCGACTACGGAGCTCTCAGGAAGAACCTATACCGCTTGGTACACTGAAGAAATCCCTATTTCTGCAGGACCTTTTAAGTTGATTGGACTACCAGGCTTAGTATTATCAGCAGAAGATCAAGCAGGAGATATTAAAATAGAATTGGTAGAAATTAAAAAGTCTAATAAAGGAATAGAAGATTTAAACTTAAGTGAAGAAAATGTCAGCGATGTCAAGAATTATAATCAATTTCTAGAATTGATAAAAGCCTCATTCTATAATCGAGTGCATCCAAAACTGTATGAAAGCTTTGATCAAAATAGTAAAAAGCAAGCCGATGAACGCTACCAAGCAAGAGTTCGAAGATACAACAACTTTATAGAACGCTAA
- a CDS encoding 50S ribosomal protein L25/general stress protein Ctc — protein MKSITIQGQKRESVGKKATKALRDAELVPCVVYGGNDPVHFSTEEKSFKNLVYTPDAHTVSIEVNGETIPAVLQDIQFHPITDRILHADFYQLSEDKPVVMEVPVRITGRARGVVAGGVLRQSFRKLKLKALPANLPDEIVIDVTKLRIGNKIYVGDIKNEAYTFMHPDNAVVVAVKMSRTAMKGGAIADDDEDEEETEGEAPAAESAE, from the coding sequence ATGAAATCTATTACAATTCAAGGACAGAAAAGAGAAAGCGTAGGCAAAAAAGCAACAAAAGCGTTACGCGATGCTGAATTAGTCCCTTGTGTTGTTTATGGAGGTAATGACCCAGTACATTTTTCTACAGAAGAAAAATCTTTCAAAAACTTGGTTTATACTCCAGATGCACACACGGTATCTATTGAAGTAAATGGAGAGACTATTCCAGCGGTATTACAAGACATTCAGTTCCACCCGATTACAGACAGAATTCTCCATGCAGATTTCTATCAACTTAGCGAAGATAAGCCTGTGGTGATGGAAGTACCAGTAAGAATTACAGGTAGAGCAAGAGGGGTAGTTGCCGGTGGTGTGCTTAGACAGTCTTTCAGAAAACTAAAACTAAAAGCGCTACCAGCTAATTTGCCAGACGAAATCGTGATTGATGTGACCAAATTAAGAATTGGTAACAAAATCTATGTTGGCGATATCAAAAACGAAGCTTACACTTTTATGCATCCAGATAATGCAGTGGTTGTGGCAGTTAAGATGTCAAGAACTGCAATGAAAGGCGGTGCTATCGCTGATGATGATGAAGACGAAGAAGAAACAGAAGGAGAAGCGCCAGCTGCTGAATCTGCAGAATAA